A stretch of DNA from Paenibacillus sp. FSL W8-0186:
GTAATCGAACAAGACGATCTCATCCCTTGCCAGATCCCATTCCCAGCTGCCGATTAACGCGGTGCGCATTGTTTCAGACAGAATCGCCCGCTCGTATTTCCATTTTGAAATGTCGCGGCCGATGGCGAGAATGACCGGCTTCTCCAGCCCTTCCCGGGGGCCAAGCCGGGTAATATTGAAATCGAACCACACGTATTTTCCATCTTTATGCTTAAGCCGCAGCTCGATTCTGCCCCCGCCGCGAAGCATCTCCCGCCGGATCGTAAAAGTCCGGTCATCAGGATGGCATAGTTCTGTGTGACGGCGGCCCAGCAATTCCTCCGGGACGTAGCCGAGAGAAGGCTCTACGGACGGCGAGATATATTCGCATATCCCTTCTTCATCACAGCAGTAAATGATATCTCCCGCATGGTTGACGATCTGCTTGTAGTAGTTCTGGCCAATTTCACGCTGATTTGAGTTCTCTTTCTGGTGCCCGTGAGTAGACAGCTGTCCATCTTCCCTGATGCTCATGTCTCTGCCTCCGTCCAGTAGGATGTTCGTACATCAAGTGAGTTCACGATCGAAAAAAAATGAAGATATACAGAAAATAATTATAGTTGAATTTTCTCTTTTCAAGAAGACTGAAATGCATTATTGTTGCTAAGGGGCGTTCTGTGCCCACCTAAAGAGAAACCATATTTGAGGTGATAAATCATGTCCATAGCTGGGCAAGCTTCGAATCACGGAAGCCTTTTTCGCAATCGGTTCTACCAGACCATTCTCATCTCAAATGTCCTGCTGCAGATTGGAATTTGGGTTAGGAATTTCGCCATCCTGATGTTCGTTACAGATATGACGAATGAGAATCCGCTGGCCATTTCACTGATTTACGTTGTTGAATTCGCGCCAATCTTTGTATTTTCCTTTATCGGCGGGGCCTTTGCCGACAGATGGCTGCCGAAGCGCACGATCATCTGGTGTGATTTCCTGTCCGCGATATCCGTATTTGTCGTTCTGCTGACGCTGCTGTACGGTTCCTGGGAGACGATCTACCTGGCTACCTTTGTATCGGCAATCCTCTCGCAATTTTCACAGCCTTCGGTCATGAAGCTGTTCAAGCAGCATGTTCACCCTGATCAATTGCAGCAAGGCATGGCCTTGTTCCAATCGCTGATTGCCATCTTTATGATCGCCGGCCCTGGGCTCGGCATCTATGCTTACCATCAATTCGGGATTGAAAATTCAATCGCCGTTATGGGCGTAGCCTTCCTGCTGTCCGCCCTCGTCATGTTCCGCCTGCCTGCGGATGAGAAGCCAGACCGCAAGGAGGAACGCACGTCCAACATCCGCCAGGAGCTGGCCGACGGGTTCCGCTACGTATGGCGCAGCAAAGTCCTGAAAGTGCTGGGCGCTACCTTTGCGATTGCGGGCCTTGCCGTCGGTACCATCCAAACCCTGGGGCTCTTCGTGGTTACCGAAAGATTGGGGCAGCCCAAAGAGTTCCTGCAGTTTCTGCTCATGGTTAACGGCGGCGCCATGCTTCTCGGCGGCATCCTGATCATGACGCTGACGAAAAAAATCGCGCCGCAGCTGCTGCTTGCCTTCGGAATGACGGTCAGCGCCGTATGTATCGCCGGAATGGGCTTCTCGACCAGCATTCCGCTAACGCTAACGCTGCAATTCATCAACGGCCTCACCTTCCCATGCATCCAAATCGGCATCAACACGCTGATTCTCCAATGGACCGAACAGTCTTACGTCGGCCGGGTGAACGGCGTGCTCAGTCCAATGTTCATGGGGATGATGGTTATCATGATGTCCCTGGCCGGTCTGCTGAAAAAAACGTTCCCGCTCGTCGAGATTTATGCCGTCTCGGGAGTAGTCATGCTGATCGGAGCACTGATCCTTATCCCGATCTTCAAACACAAGCCTGACCCTCACCCGCTGGGTGCGGATGCAGGCTCCGCCATGGATTCGGTTTAAACTTCCTCATTCTATTATTTTAAACCGCAATCGGCAAAGTGACGCAGCACCGATGCTGGCAATAATGGCAAACTTATTATCAATATGTAAAAAGAGCCCGGAGGCAGAATACTGCCTCCGGGCTCTTTGCGTAAATTAGCGTTTGTTGAAAATGTCCGTCAATACCGGTACGATTTGCGATTTGCGGGACACTACGCCCTTAAGCACCGCTTTGTTGTCAACGAGCTTAACGCCGTAAGCTTCTTCCACCGCAGCAGCATCTTTACCAACAGCAAGTCCCACAGAGTCGTTGTTCAGGATATCCGTCACGACGAAGAGGAACAGGTCGAGTCCTTTCTTCTCTACGATGCCTGCCAGCGCTGCTTCCAGCTCGGACTGGCGCGACAATACGTCATTTACGTCAACCGCGTTAACCTGGGCGATCTCTACCTTGGAGCTGCCCATTTCAAATTCCTTCGCATCGAGGGAAATCAGATCCTCGATCGATTTGTCGCTCAAATCCGCTCCCGCTTTGAGCATGTCCAGCCCGTACTCTTCCGCGTTCACGCCGGCGATGGCAGCCAGCTCGCGAGCAGCCGCAACGTCCTGCTCGGTGCAGGTCGGGGATTTAAACAGCAGGGAATCGGAAATGATCGCCGACAGCATCAAGCCTGCAATATTCGCTGGAACCTCGATGCCGTTCTCTTTATACATTTTGTTCAGAATCGTTGCCGTGCAGCCGACAGGCTCCGCGCGGTAATAAAGCGGCCCGCTGGTCTCAAAGTTGGCGATTCTGTGGTGGTCGATAACTTCAGCCACGCGCACCTGATCGATATCCGCAACGCTCTGCTGGCGTTCATTGTGGTCAACGAGAATGACATCCTTCACTTCGCCCGCTACACTCTCCACAATGCGGGGAGCTGTGAAACCGAAACGATCCAAAGCGAACTGAGTTTCCCCATTTGCGCTGCCCAGAGCGACGGCTTCGACATTCCAGCCCAGCTTGGTTTTCAGGTCCGCATAAGCGATGGCGGAGCAAATTGTATCCGTATCCGGATTTTTGTGACCGAAAATCAATACTTTGTCCATCTCAATACTCTCCTTTTACTCATTAGCTTAGAAAAGTATATCCTACAAGGCCTCGGACAATCAAGATGATAGAGTCCTAGATTCAAATATTTTACATCGGAATCGTTTTTTCAGCGTACTTTCAGCAACATCCCCTATAATAAGTAACAACTAAACTGCCAGTCCGCTACAAGAGGAGGCTTCGACCTATGAGTCACTTGAAAGGCATAAAAATTCTGCTCGTCGATGACGAGCCCCACATCGTTCAGTTTCTGGAGCTCGGACTCATCAACGAAGGTTATGAGGTGCAGAGCGCGCACGACGGACTAAGCGCGGTGAATCTGGCCGCAGAATTCCAGCCGCATATCGTTGTTCTGGACGTGATGATGCCGGGCATGGACGGTTGGGAGGTCTGCCGAATGCTGAGAAAAAGCGGCCTGCACGCCTCCATTATTATGCTGACGGCAAAAGATGAAGTTGAAGACCGGGTAAAGGGACTGACGATCGGGGCCGACGATTACGTCATCAAGCCGTTCAGCTTCGAGGAGCTGCTGGCCCGCATCGCCGCCCGTTTGCGCAACCAATTCCCTGCGCTGATCGGCGAAGTGGCGATCGGCCCGTTCCGCGTCAATGACAAGAAGAAAGAAATCCTTTACCATGATCAGGTACTCGAGCTCTCTCCCACGGAGTACGAGCTGCTTAAATATCTCGTCATCAACCACGGCATCGTGCTGAGCAAGACGACCATTCTGGACAAAGTATGGGGCTATGACTTCGGCGGCGAAGAAAATATCGTCGAGGTGTACATCAGGTCGCTGCGCGATAAATTGCAGGATAAAGAGCATCGTCTCATCCGGACGCTGCGCGGAGCCGGGTACAGGGTCGATATATGAGCAGGCTGAAGCTTATTCAGAGCCGCATCCGAAACGCGGCAGCCCCTCGCTCTCTCCGGATCCAGCTGCTGTCCCGTTCTTTGCTCGTGCTCGCGGCGCTGCTTTTGCTGATCGGCGCGCTGCAGTACGTTATTATGAAGGATTTCCTGTACAAGAACCAGGCGGAAACGTTGCTCCAAATGCGGGGACTGCCGAAGGAGCTCTTCGGCATCCCCGGCGCCGGTCCCGAGCGCTTGAACATTCGCGTGCAGGGGTTCAGCGGGGAAGCAGCCCCTGCAGTTCCCGCCGACCCTGCGGCCTCGACCGTGGAGAAGAACAGCTCGGACAATTCCGGCGATCGGCCGCTGCTGTTCCTGCCTGACATGTCGATCGCCTATATTTCAGAGAGCGGCATGTTCACAGACCTGACTGGTGCTGCGGGTATGGTCTCGCCGCGGTTGTCTGCCGAGAAATACGCCGCTCTCCTGGAGCAATTCGAGCATAGGGTGCACGGCGGCTATGAGGTTGTTCAGGATGAGACCGGACGGGAACAGCTCGTCGTCTTCCGGCCCGCAGGAGGGCCCGGTGCACAATACGGTCTGATCCAGATCGGCAAGGACACCGCACCGCTGCAGAGTATCGTCCTGCGCCAGCTGCTGACGTTCGCCGGCCTGTCGGCGGTTGCCCTGGCCTGCGGTCTGATGCTCTACCTGCCATTGCTGCGCCGGACGCTGCATCCGCTGAACCGCATGGTTCGCACCGTCGAGGAGATCAATGCCGGCAACCTGAGCATCCGCTTCCCTTCCAGGCAGGGACAGACGGAGATCGACGCCCTCGCCCAGTCGTTTAACGGAATGCTGGAGCGGCTCGAAATCTCCTTTGAAGGCGAGCGGGAAGCGAAGGAGCAAATGCGCCGCTTCATCGCGGATGCTTCGCATGAGCTGCGGACGCCGCTCACCTCCATCCACGGCTTTCTGGAGGTGCTTCTGCGCGGCGCGGCGGCAAATCCGGAGCAATTGCAGGCCTCCTTGAAGAGCATGCTTGGCGAATCGACGCGCATGAAGAAGCTGGTTGAGGATCTGCTGCTGCTCGCCAAGCTGGACCGCCAGCCCGAGCTGGAGCTGCGGGAGACGCGGCTGGATTCCCTCGTTTCGGAGATGGAGCCCCATTTGCGAATGCTCGCCAAGGAGCGGACGGCCCGCTTCGTCCTGACTGGAGGAGTTACGGGGATGTATGACGATAACGCGATCAAACAGGTCATCCTCAACCTGTTCAGCAATGCGGTGCAGCATACCGATCCTGGGCAGGGCCTGATTACCGTCACGCTGACCGCTACGCCGAAGGAAGCCGTGCTGTCCATTCGCGACAACGGCTGCGGCATCCCGCCCGAGCACCTTCCGCACGTATTCGACCGCTTCTACCGCAGCGATGCTTCGCGGACGCGAAGCCAAGGAGGTGCTGGCCTTGGCCTCTCTATCAGCCAGTCGATTGTAGAAGCGCATAGCGGCGAAATTCGCGTTATGAGCCAGCCCGGAGCAGGCACCGCATTCGAGGTAAGATTGCCGTTGAATGCGAGGCGGGAGCTGCGTAGTTAAGCCGAACCCGGCACAAGGCCCGGGCAGCACTCATGGAGTGTCTGTCGGGCCTTGTTGATGGGTTTATTTTACTAGCTATCCGCTTCAATCACATACTGTTTGAATTTATTGTAATCGCTCAACCTGCATTCCATCGTCAGCTTGGTGCCTTCAGCCTCATAGCTGGTGGATTCAATATTGGCATTCTCATTGAAATAGGATACGAGCGCACCCTGATCATAAGGGATCAGCATCTCACAGCGGATATAATCCTTGAAAATCGCCGTCCGGATGGACTGCACCAATTCCTCGATGCCGATTCGCGGCTTCGCGGCCATGTAAATCCGGTCTTCTTCTACTTTCGGTACGGGATAATCGGTCAAATCGCTCTTGTTGTACGCATAGATCACCGGAAGATCGGTAATGCCGATATCCTTCAAGGTTTCGTTAGTAATCTTGATTAGCCGCTCATATTCCGGGTTGCTGAAATCGACGACGTGGATCAGCAAATCGGCCTCCGCCACTTCCTCCAGCGTGGAGCGGAACGCCTTGACCAGATGATGCGGGAGCTTGCTGACGAAGCCGACCGTATCTGTAAGCAAAAAAGCCTTGTTGTCCGGCAGCGGTATGTTCCGTACCGACGTCTCCAGTGTGGCGAACAGCATATCCTTCTCAAATACCTGCTTCTCCTGCGCCGGGTTGTACCGTTCCATCAGCGCATTCATAATCGTCGATTTGCCGGCATTGGTATACCCTACCAAAGACACGACGGGCAGCTCCTTCTTCTTGCGCTGCTTGCGCTGGGTCTGGCGGTGGGCTACGAGTTCCTCCAGCTCTTTGCTCAGCACCGTGATCTTCTCCTCGATCCGCCGGCGATCCAGCTCAAGCCGGGTCTCCCCTGCCCCGCGGTTCTTCGTGCCTACACCGCCGCTCTGGCGGCCAAGGGACTCCCTCATCCCGACGAGGCGCGGCAGCATGTATTTCATGTGAGCGATCTCGACCTGGAGCTGGGCCTCTCTCGTCTTGGCCCGCTGGGCAAAAATATCAAGAATTAGCACCGTCCGGTCGATGACCTTGCACTCGAGATCCGCCTCCAAATTGCGGATTTGCGAAGGTGACAGCTCATCGTTGAAGATGACGAGATTCGCCTCCTGCCCCTTAATTAGTCCGCGGACTTCGCTAATTTTGCCTGTTCCGATGTAGTGGGATTTATTAATCTTGGGCAAATTTTGCGTTAGCGTGCCAGCAACTTCAATGTGGCAGGCCTCCGTCAAATTCGCCAGCTCTTCCATGGAATATTCGAAGTCCTCCTGATGATCCAGGTTCACTCCTACTAGAATCGCTTTCTGCTGCAATTGTTCCATATATGCATGACCTCCTCCGGCATTCGATGCCGAGTTACTGAATTATGATATGACAAAAAAGACACAGGCATCCCCCTGTGTCATGCAAACAAGATTGCCGCGGCATCCCGCCTACGGCAAATAGCGCTCACCGTCAGCGGACAGCAAGCAACGATCGGCATATTCTATTATAAAGATTCCCTTTATGATAGCACACCTATCCCGTTTGCCCTGCACAGGGCAGAGCCTTTGAGCACTATTCAATTAGCCGCGCAAAGTGGTAAAACGGAATTTAATGTAAATCACAGGGAACCCTCCGTTCTTGTTAAGAAGTATTTTCATATTAACATAATTTGCAAAAGGGCACAATGAAGAGAAAATTGCGGAGCAGCGTCTAAGCCCGACCATTTTGGAATAGTAAAACAATATAGCGAAACCATTTGCATTTTAGTTGCGTTTATATTGTGAAGGAGGCTTGCATATGTCTGATTTCGGTTTTTCACCTATGGGAGGAGACCCTTTTTTTAATACCATATCCACCCTTTTCCCCATTATTTTCATCATTATATTCGGAATAATCATCGCTGTATTCATCTCAAACGGAGTCAAATACGTTCAAAACAAGCGCTCGCCCCAAGAATCGGTTTTTGCCACCGTCGTATCCAAGCGCACATACGTAGAGCATCATTCCAGCCATCATGCGGACGATCACATGCACTCCTCTACATCGCGGACCCACTATTACATCACCCTGCAATTCGATAACGGAGGCCGTAAAGAGTATCTCGACGTCAAGAACCTGTACGGGCTCGTCGCCGAAGGCGATACCGGATATGCTCTTGTGCAGGGCGAATGGATTGTCGCCTTTGAGCGAAGTATGGAGAGAAGCCGGGAGAGAGCTTATTAGGATGACTATAACCGGATTGCGGGGCTAGCTGCCCCGCCTCCGATGATTTCGGGATCAAAGTGAGCTCAAGCGGATTGCGATCACTAAGGCAGGCTTACGAAAATCAATTGACCGGCAGCCCCTGAGCCTGGGCATAATTCCCCCAATGCGGCTTCCGGCCGTCGATATCGCGGTAGCCGTACTCGTCGGACAGGCTCCAGCTTGACCATACCCTTCCCGCTTTGGCAGCAGCCTGAGGATCGGCTGCGAGCGCGGCGATTCCTTGCGCCAGGAAATATGGCGTTTCCGATTCGGCATAATGCGGCTCTTGGGCGATGGCGTCCTGCCAATTTTCCTCTTCTACGCCGAAATGCTCCAGCATTTGCTCCGACCGCAGAAATCCCGGCGTTACCGCTAATGCAGTCACATGATAGGGGCGCAGCTCTTCGTTCATGGCGGCTGCCAAGTGGATCGGGGATATTTTGGCCAGGCTGTAATACAGATTGCCGCGATAGTTGTAGCTTATCCCATCTGTAACCTCAATGATGAGCCCCGACTGCCGTGCAACCATTAACGGCGCTCCATAGTAGCTCGTAATCATATGGCCTTTGACCGCCCGTTCCTGCATAAGCAGCCCCTTCGCCAAGGAGGACTCCCAGAAGGGAACGCCCCACTCGGTTAAATGCTCGCCGCCCCATAAATCATTCACAAGAATGTCCAACCGCCCCTCCTGCTCTGTGCGAACCTGCTCAAACAAGGCTTTCACTTCTTCTTCCACCGTATGGTCCGTCCGGACGGGGATTCCTTTGCCTCCGCAAGCCGAAACCAGTTCGGCCGTATCCTCGATCGTCTCGGAGCGCTGCAGATCGGATAGATTCCCGCGAACGCTTCGCCCTGTGCAGTATACGGTAGCCCCTGCTGCTCCCAGCGTCACCGCTATTGCTCGTCCAGCCCCTCTTGTCGCACCAGCCACGACGGCCACCTTGCCTTGCAAAGAATTTCGGTTTACGCTCGTCATTAAGCTGTCCAGCCTATCCCTCTCCAGTTTCGTATTCATGTTCAATCATTCCCTCCCGGTGATTTGTACGGTTTTCTTCTATAGGTTACCCCAGTATATATGACATCTTTTGTCTTATATCACGAACGAAGGAAATCTAAGCAAAAAAAGACCCTCTGACAGCATGATTTCCATGCCCGCGGGTCTCTCTTGGGTCGTGCTAATAATCTATTTATCAGGCTTATAAGCAACAGTTATTGTACGGTTTCCAGCGGCTTCAGATGAGCCTCGATCTGCTCGCGCTTCGCTTCCAGAAAAGGCGGAAGAGCAAGGGATTCGCCTAAATGCTCGATATCCTCATCTGTGTCAAAGCCCGGGCCATCCGTAGCGATCTCGAACAATATGCCGTTCGGTTCTCTAAAATACAGCGACCGGAAGTAGAAGCGGTCCACATAACCGGAGCTAGCGATTCTCGCCGCTTTCAGCTGGGTGACCCAGGCGCGCAGCTCCTCCTCATTCTCTACGCGGAAAGCCACGTGATGCACGCCGCCGCGGCCAAGGCGTTCCTTCGGCAGGTCATTCCGCTCTTCAATATGCACTTCAGCTCCTGTCCCGCCTTCTCCGGTCTCAAATACTTGAATATCCGGCTGCCCAGGAACGCTGGACGGGTATTGTCCTTTCTTCCGGAAGCCCATCAATGCGGTCAACACGGAAATCGTTAGCGCGGCATTCGCTACCGTTAATTGCACCGGACCCAGGCCCGTAATCCCGTACTCTGCAGGGACGGCGCTTTTTTCCCAAGGTATGCCGCCTTGAACGCCCTCATTGTGCTCGTCGGAAACGAGGATCAATCTTTGGCCTTCAAAATCGGTGAAAGCCAGCGTCGCTCTTCCTGCCCGCTCGGTAATGTCTCCATGCTCCACGCCATGCTCGTCCAGCCTTTTGCTCCAATAAGCCAATGCGGCATCGTTCGGCACTCGCAAGGAGATGGCCGAGATGCTGTCATTCCCGTCCCGGTTGCGGCCTGCCATTGGAATTTCGAAGAACGTCAGCTCCGTTCCCGGGTTACCCCTCCCATCACCATAGAATAAATGATATACAGAGACATCGTCCTGGTTCACGGTCTTCTTGACTAAACGCAGTCCCAGCACCTTCGTGTAAAATTCAAAGTTGTGCTGAGCATTCGCGGTAATGGCTGATACGTGGTGAATTCCTTTAAAATGCATCATTGATCCCTCCATGTTTGTAGATTGTGCATCTGAGCATGCTGGTATGATCTATTCTTGTTCCAGCGAAGCGTGCTGAACCTTCCGCAGCAAGGCAATGAGCTGCTTCTTCTCCTCCAGGTCAAGGCCATCGAAATGCGATGCCTGAAAATGCTCCTGTGCCGGAACAGCCTCGTTATACAGCTTGCGGCCTTGTTCGGTCAAAAACAAAGATTTCGTCTTCCAGGATTGCTTCCTTTCAATCCACCCCAGCTGTTCCATCTTCGAGAGCAGCTGCGTTATATTCCCTTTGGTAACGAGCAGCCTATCTGCCAGCTCCTGTTGGGTAAGGCCTTCATGCGAACCGATTTGCACCAGGCAATCAAACTGCGCCGCTGTTAAATCCCAAGCCTTCAAATGCTGGTTCGACGCCCGCAGACTCTGATTATATATTCGGGATAACCGATACCATATAAGCAGCCCCAGACGTTCCTCCTGACGATCCACATCCATTGGCCATCACCTCTTTTCAAAGTAACTGTTGTTGTATAGATGAAATAGAATCAAGGTATTGATTGGTGTGTCGGCTACGTTGTTGTTCTCTGTTGCTATTATCAGTTTATATCTAAACTGATGAGTTGTCAAACCCCTTTCCCTGTACAAAAATCGGAATGTATTTTATACAGCTAGTTATGCTCTTATATAAAAAAAACATGCGCTAAATGCAAAACATGCAGTTAGTTTGCCAGAATGGAGCGAATTCGCCGAAATAGCCTAAAACTAAATGTAGGTTTTGCAATTAGTTCCCACTAATAAGGCCAAAACCGATGAACTAACTGCAGGAAATACATCTAGTTACTTCTCCTGACCATCTGGGAACAGTCATCTCTTATTCCCTTGATCATGATCATGTTAAAAAGTGAACGGAATCTGAATAAACTAACACCTCAAAACAGCTTAAACTTCATAAGCTTGTGGTCGCCTTTGCGACGGGATTTCCGTCTTTTTTATGAACCTATAACATCCAAAAAATCGGGGTCCGCAGCGCCCTCAGGAACATTCTATGT
This window harbors:
- a CDS encoding MFS transporter; this encodes MSIAGQASNHGSLFRNRFYQTILISNVLLQIGIWVRNFAILMFVTDMTNENPLAISLIYVVEFAPIFVFSFIGGAFADRWLPKRTIIWCDFLSAISVFVVLLTLLYGSWETIYLATFVSAILSQFSQPSVMKLFKQHVHPDQLQQGMALFQSLIAIFMIAGPGLGIYAYHQFGIENSIAVMGVAFLLSALVMFRLPADEKPDRKEERTSNIRQELADGFRYVWRSKVLKVLGATFAIAGLAVGTIQTLGLFVVTERLGQPKEFLQFLLMVNGGAMLLGGILIMTLTKKIAPQLLLAFGMTVSAVCIAGMGFSTSIPLTLTLQFINGLTFPCIQIGINTLILQWTEQSYVGRVNGVLSPMFMGMMVIMMSLAGLLKKTFPLVEIYAVSGVVMLIGALILIPIFKHKPDPHPLGADAGSAMDSV
- a CDS encoding manganese-dependent inorganic pyrophosphatase, whose translation is MDKVLIFGHKNPDTDTICSAIAYADLKTKLGWNVEAVALGSANGETQFALDRFGFTAPRIVESVAGEVKDVILVDHNERQQSVADIDQVRVAEVIDHHRIANFETSGPLYYRAEPVGCTATILNKMYKENGIEVPANIAGLMLSAIISDSLLFKSPTCTEQDVAAARELAAIAGVNAEEYGLDMLKAGADLSDKSIEDLISLDAKEFEMGSSKVEIAQVNAVDVNDVLSRQSELEAALAGIVEKKGLDLFLFVVTDILNNDSVGLAVGKDAAAVEEAYGVKLVDNKAVLKGVVSRKSQIVPVLTDIFNKR
- a CDS encoding response regulator transcription factor, with amino-acid sequence MSHLKGIKILLVDDEPHIVQFLELGLINEGYEVQSAHDGLSAVNLAAEFQPHIVVLDVMMPGMDGWEVCRMLRKSGLHASIIMLTAKDEVEDRVKGLTIGADDYVIKPFSFEELLARIAARLRNQFPALIGEVAIGPFRVNDKKKEILYHDQVLELSPTEYELLKYLVINHGIVLSKTTILDKVWGYDFGGEENIVEVYIRSLRDKLQDKEHRLIRTLRGAGYRVDI
- a CDS encoding ATP-binding protein — translated: MSRLKLIQSRIRNAAAPRSLRIQLLSRSLLVLAALLLLIGALQYVIMKDFLYKNQAETLLQMRGLPKELFGIPGAGPERLNIRVQGFSGEAAPAVPADPAASTVEKNSSDNSGDRPLLFLPDMSIAYISESGMFTDLTGAAGMVSPRLSAEKYAALLEQFEHRVHGGYEVVQDETGREQLVVFRPAGGPGAQYGLIQIGKDTAPLQSIVLRQLLTFAGLSAVALACGLMLYLPLLRRTLHPLNRMVRTVEEINAGNLSIRFPSRQGQTEIDALAQSFNGMLERLEISFEGEREAKEQMRRFIADASHELRTPLTSIHGFLEVLLRGAAANPEQLQASLKSMLGESTRMKKLVEDLLLLAKLDRQPELELRETRLDSLVSEMEPHLRMLAKERTARFVLTGGVTGMYDDNAIKQVILNLFSNAVQHTDPGQGLITVTLTATPKEAVLSIRDNGCGIPPEHLPHVFDRFYRSDASRTRSQGGAGLGLSISQSIVEAHSGEIRVMSQPGAGTAFEVRLPLNARRELRS
- the hflX gene encoding GTPase HflX, giving the protein MEQLQQKAILVGVNLDHQEDFEYSMEELANLTEACHIEVAGTLTQNLPKINKSHYIGTGKISEVRGLIKGQEANLVIFNDELSPSQIRNLEADLECKVIDRTVLILDIFAQRAKTREAQLQVEIAHMKYMLPRLVGMRESLGRQSGGVGTKNRGAGETRLELDRRRIEEKITVLSKELEELVAHRQTQRKQRKKKELPVVSLVGYTNAGKSTIMNALMERYNPAQEKQVFEKDMLFATLETSVRNIPLPDNKAFLLTDTVGFVSKLPHHLVKAFRSTLEEVAEADLLIHVVDFSNPEYERLIKITNETLKDIGITDLPVIYAYNKSDLTDYPVPKVEEDRIYMAAKPRIGIEELVQSIRTAIFKDYIRCEMLIPYDQGALVSYFNENANIESTSYEAEGTKLTMECRLSDYNKFKQYVIEADS
- a CDS encoding DUF2500 domain-containing protein, which translates into the protein MSDFGFSPMGGDPFFNTISTLFPIIFIIIFGIIIAVFISNGVKYVQNKRSPQESVFATVVSKRTYVEHHSSHHADDHMHSSTSRTHYYITLQFDNGGRKEYLDVKNLYGLVAEGDTGYALVQGEWIVAFERSMERSRERAY
- a CDS encoding SDR family oxidoreductase — protein: MTSVNRNSLQGKVAVVAGATRGAGRAIAVTLGAAGATVYCTGRSVRGNLSDLQRSETIEDTAELVSACGGKGIPVRTDHTVEEEVKALFEQVRTEQEGRLDILVNDLWGGEHLTEWGVPFWESSLAKGLLMQERAVKGHMITSYYGAPLMVARQSGLIIEVTDGISYNYRGNLYYSLAKISPIHLAAAMNEELRPYHVTALAVTPGFLRSEQMLEHFGVEEENWQDAIAQEPHYAESETPYFLAQGIAALAADPQAAAKAGRVWSSWSLSDEYGYRDIDGRKPHWGNYAQAQGLPVN
- a CDS encoding ring-cleaving dioxygenase, which gives rise to MHFKGIHHVSAITANAQHNFEFYTKVLGLRLVKKTVNQDDVSVYHLFYGDGRGNPGTELTFFEIPMAGRNRDGNDSISAISLRVPNDAALAYWSKRLDEHGVEHGDITERAGRATLAFTDFEGQRLILVSDEHNEGVQGGIPWEKSAVPAEYGITGLGPVQLTVANAALTISVLTALMGFRKKGQYPSSVPGQPDIQVFETGEGGTGAEVHIEERNDLPKERLGRGGVHHVAFRVENEEELRAWVTQLKAARIASSGYVDRFYFRSLYFREPNGILFEIATDGPGFDTDEDIEHLGESLALPPFLEAKREQIEAHLKPLETVQ
- a CDS encoding MarR family transcriptional regulator, with translation MDVDRQEERLGLLIWYRLSRIYNQSLRASNQHLKAWDLTAAQFDCLVQIGSHEGLTQQELADRLLVTKGNITQLLSKMEQLGWIERKQSWKTKSLFLTEQGRKLYNEAVPAQEHFQASHFDGLDLEEKKQLIALLRKVQHASLEQE